A region of Plantactinospora sp. BC1 DNA encodes the following proteins:
- a CDS encoding bifunctional diguanylate cyclase/phosphodiesterase, producing the protein MLALSAHRHTGARRIGHWLLAVGGALAAASAALGLFALVTMAEHWQHEQAQRTGLATLIAAGMAGSGALLCAGLLRLPGVAETPGAALRLVLDGLVIGAALWFVGWVLLAEPTRVLGDLTPSGCLAILVATVTAAVAVGLTFIVGARARAPRRGLLLAGTGVNLVTGSGLAISAGICQAGPTVALVGAVLLPFGLLMVALAGRAPELAGGPDGDVIRRGTYAVLPMVAMAVSAVYHLLVGGDFTIFAVVAGIVEGFGLVARQYLALADVRAYAGRLAEREAHFRELAHTDPLTGLANRRGLLRAVQQADPETPWVLLGLDLDGFKNVNDMRGHDVGDAVLVEVGRRLKSNLRPGDLAARLGGDEFAVLMRARPAEAQRIAERLLGVVGSAYRHEAGSVFLSVSIGVADSADAADVETLLRNADLALRYAKQRGKNRVERYDATYDNLLRRRTTLEHEMRGAIERDELHLAFQPVVAVPSVRPVGAEALLRWHHPELGNVGPDEFIPLAEECGMIAKLGAWVLHRACHQLSLWLAAGHDVWVSVNVSPRELHAPEYVVQVTEALRAHRVPPQRLVLEVTEHAVATDLDELIRRLRALRLTGVRIALDDFGAGYSSLGQLRRLPIDILKIDHSLVAGPEPIRRPKGRAFAPMVDVVMRLGHQLGLEVIAEGVTNPTELAAVVEAGCRFGQGQLFGWGVPAEHLEAMLEAASPPEGSGSESRPKGDAGKPASRTAGNSRSAPRQRRPSDGPADPKTDTAQNAGSVDSSREMRQA; encoded by the coding sequence ATGCTGGCGCTGTCGGCACACCGGCACACCGGTGCGCGCCGGATCGGGCACTGGCTGCTCGCCGTCGGCGGCGCACTGGCGGCGGCCAGCGCCGCACTGGGGCTGTTCGCGCTGGTCACAATGGCCGAGCACTGGCAGCACGAGCAGGCCCAGCGGACCGGCCTGGCCACCCTGATCGCGGCCGGGATGGCCGGCAGCGGGGCGCTGCTCTGCGCCGGCCTGCTCCGGTTGCCCGGCGTCGCCGAGACCCCCGGCGCGGCGCTCCGGCTGGTGCTGGACGGGCTGGTGATCGGGGCGGCGCTCTGGTTCGTCGGCTGGGTGCTGCTCGCCGAACCGACCCGGGTGCTCGGCGACCTCACCCCGAGCGGCTGCCTGGCCATCCTGGTGGCGACCGTCACGGCGGCGGTGGCGGTCGGGCTGACCTTCATCGTCGGCGCCCGGGCCCGGGCGCCCCGGCGCGGGCTGCTGCTGGCCGGGACCGGGGTCAACCTGGTGACCGGCTCCGGACTGGCCATCTCCGCCGGGATCTGCCAGGCCGGCCCGACGGTCGCGCTGGTCGGGGCGGTGCTGCTGCCGTTCGGCCTGCTGATGGTCGCCCTGGCCGGCCGGGCACCGGAGCTGGCCGGCGGGCCGGACGGCGACGTCATCCGGCGCGGCACCTACGCCGTGCTGCCGATGGTGGCGATGGCCGTCTCCGCCGTCTACCACCTGCTGGTCGGCGGCGACTTCACGATCTTCGCGGTGGTGGCCGGCATCGTCGAGGGGTTCGGCCTGGTCGCCCGGCAATACCTGGCCCTGGCCGACGTACGCGCCTATGCGGGTCGGCTCGCCGAGCGGGAGGCACACTTCCGGGAACTGGCGCACACCGATCCGCTGACCGGGCTGGCGAACCGCCGGGGGCTGCTCCGGGCGGTGCAGCAGGCCGACCCGGAGACGCCCTGGGTGCTGCTCGGACTCGACCTGGACGGCTTCAAGAACGTCAACGACATGCGCGGGCACGACGTCGGCGACGCGGTGCTGGTCGAGGTGGGCCGGCGGCTGAAGAGCAACCTGCGCCCCGGCGACCTGGCCGCGCGGCTCGGCGGCGACGAGTTCGCCGTACTGATGCGGGCCCGTCCGGCCGAGGCGCAGCGGATCGCGGAGCGGCTGCTCGGGGTGGTCGGCTCGGCGTACCGGCACGAGGCCGGGTCGGTCTTCCTGTCGGTCAGCATCGGGGTGGCGGACAGCGCCGACGCCGCCGACGTGGAGACCCTGCTGCGCAACGCCGACCTGGCCCTGCGGTACGCCAAGCAGCGCGGCAAGAACCGCGTCGAGCGGTACGACGCGACCTACGACAACCTGCTGCGCCGGCGCACCACGCTGGAGCACGAGATGCGCGGCGCCATCGAGCGCGACGAGCTGCACCTGGCGTTCCAGCCGGTGGTGGCGGTCCCGTCGGTCCGGCCGGTCGGCGCGGAGGCACTGCTGCGCTGGCACCACCCCGAGCTGGGCAACGTCGGTCCGGACGAGTTCATCCCGCTCGCCGAGGAGTGCGGGATGATCGCCAAGCTCGGCGCCTGGGTGCTGCACCGGGCCTGCCACCAGCTCTCCCTCTGGCTCGCCGCCGGGCACGACGTCTGGGTGTCGGTGAACGTCTCGCCCCGCGAGCTGCACGCCCCGGAGTACGTCGTCCAGGTCACCGAGGCGCTGCGGGCGCACCGGGTGCCGCCGCAACGGCTGGTGCTGGAGGTGACCGAGCACGCCGTGGCGACCGACCTGGACGAGTTGATCCGCCGGCTCCGGGCGCTGCGGCTGACCGGGGTACGCATCGCGCTGGACGATTTCGGCGCCGGATACTCCTCGCTCGGCCAGCTCCGCCGGCTGCCGATCGACATCCTCAAGATCGACCACAGTCTGGTCGCCGGTCCGGAGCCGATCCGGCGACCGAAGGGCCGCGCCTTCGCCCCGATGGTGGACGTGGTGATGCGGCTCGGCCACCAGCTCGGGCTGGAGGTGATCGCCGAGGGGGTGACCAACCCGACGGAACTCGCCGCCGTGGTCGAGGCCGGCTGCCGGTTCGGGCAGGGCCAGCTCTTCGGCTGGGGGGTGCCGGCCGAGCACCTGGAGGCGATGCTGGAGGCGGCCAGCCCGCCGGAGGGGAGCGGCTCGGAGTCCCGCCCGAAGGGCGACGCCGGCAAGCCCGCCTCCCGGACGGCCGGCAACAGCCGGAGCGCGCCCCGGCAGCGCAGGCCCAGCGACGGGCCGGCGGACCCGAAAACCGACACTGCCCAGAATGCGGGATCAGTTGACTCATCGCGTGAGATGCGTCAGGCTTAG
- the ilvD gene encoding dihydroxy-acid dehydratase, which produces MPDLRSKTSTHGRTMAGARALWRATGMTDDDFGKPIVAIANSFTQFVPGHVHLKDLGGLVADSVASAGGVGREFNTIAVDDGIAMGHGGMLYSLPSRELIADAVEYMVNAHCADALVCISNCDKITPGMLLAALRLNIPTVFVSGGPMEAGKTVAIEGIVHDKIDLIDAMIASSNDAVTDDQLGAIERSACPTCGSCSGMFTANSMNCLTEAIGLALPGNGSVLATHAARKALFEEAGRVVVEIANRWYADDDASVLPRSIASRAAFENAVALDVAMGGSTNTVLHLLAAAREAELDFGVADIDEISRRVPCLAKVAPNSPKYHMEDVHRAGGIPAILGELDRAGLLRRDVHAVHSADLDGWLADWDIRGGKASREAIELFHAAPGGVRTTEPFSTTNRWSTLDTDAAEGCIRDREHAYTADGGLAILHGNLAPDGAVVKTAGVPAECLTFRGPAKVYESQEAAVEAILGKQVVAGDVVVIRYEGPKGGPGMQEMLYPTSFLKGRGLGRECALITDGRFSGGTSGLSIGHVSPEAAGGGLIALVEPGDEIVIDIPNRSMELAVAPEVLEARRIAQEKRDRPYTPVDRERPVSAALRAYASMATSASDGAYRRVPE; this is translated from the coding sequence ATGCCTGACCTGCGGTCGAAGACCTCCACACACGGCCGGACGATGGCCGGCGCCCGCGCGCTGTGGCGGGCCACCGGGATGACCGACGACGACTTCGGCAAGCCGATCGTGGCCATCGCGAACAGCTTCACCCAGTTCGTACCCGGGCACGTGCACCTCAAGGACCTCGGCGGCCTGGTCGCGGACTCGGTGGCCTCGGCCGGCGGCGTCGGTCGGGAGTTCAACACCATCGCCGTCGACGACGGCATCGCGATGGGGCACGGCGGCATGCTCTACTCGCTGCCGAGCCGGGAGCTGATCGCCGACGCGGTCGAATACATGGTCAACGCGCACTGCGCGGACGCCCTGGTCTGCATCTCCAACTGCGACAAGATCACCCCGGGCATGCTGCTCGCCGCGCTCCGGCTGAACATCCCGACCGTCTTCGTCAGCGGCGGCCCGATGGAGGCCGGCAAGACGGTGGCGATCGAGGGGATCGTGCACGACAAGATCGACCTGATCGACGCGATGATCGCCTCGTCCAACGACGCGGTCACCGACGACCAGCTCGGCGCGATCGAGCGCTCCGCCTGCCCCACCTGCGGCTCCTGCTCCGGCATGTTCACCGCCAACTCGATGAACTGCCTCACCGAGGCGATCGGACTGGCCCTGCCCGGCAACGGGTCGGTGCTGGCCACCCACGCCGCCCGCAAGGCTCTCTTCGAGGAGGCCGGCCGGGTCGTCGTGGAGATCGCCAACCGGTGGTACGCCGACGACGACGCCTCGGTACTGCCCCGGTCGATCGCCTCCCGGGCCGCGTTCGAGAACGCGGTCGCGCTGGACGTGGCGATGGGCGGCTCCACCAACACGGTGCTGCACCTGCTGGCCGCCGCCCGCGAGGCGGAACTCGACTTCGGCGTCGCCGACATCGACGAGATCTCCCGCCGGGTGCCCTGCCTGGCCAAGGTCGCCCCCAACTCGCCGAAATACCACATGGAGGACGTGCACCGGGCCGGTGGCATCCCGGCGATCCTCGGCGAACTGGACCGGGCCGGACTGCTCCGCCGGGACGTGCACGCGGTGCACTCGGCCGACCTGGACGGCTGGCTGGCCGACTGGGACATCCGGGGCGGCAAGGCCAGCCGGGAGGCGATCGAGCTCTTCCACGCCGCCCCCGGCGGGGTACGCACCACCGAGCCGTTCTCCACCACCAACCGCTGGTCCACACTCGACACCGACGCGGCCGAGGGCTGCATCCGGGACCGGGAGCACGCGTACACCGCCGACGGCGGGCTGGCGATCCTGCACGGCAACCTCGCCCCGGACGGCGCGGTGGTGAAGACCGCCGGGGTGCCGGCCGAGTGCCTCACCTTCCGGGGCCCGGCCAAGGTCTACGAGTCGCAGGAGGCCGCCGTCGAGGCGATCCTCGGCAAGCAGGTCGTCGCCGGTGACGTCGTGGTGATCCGCTACGAGGGCCCGAAGGGCGGGCCGGGGATGCAGGAGATGCTCTACCCCACCTCGTTCCTCAAGGGACGCGGTCTCGGCCGGGAGTGCGCGCTGATCACCGACGGCCGGTTCTCCGGCGGCACCTCCGGGCTCTCCATCGGACACGTCTCCCCGGAGGCAGCCGGCGGCGGGCTGATCGCGCTGGTCGAGCCCGGCGACGAGATCGTCATCGACATCCCGAACCGGAGCATGGAACTGGCGGTGGCGCCCGAGGTGCTGGAGGCGCGCCGGATCGCGCAGGAGAAGCGGGACCGGCCGTACACGCCGGTGGACCGGGAGCGGCCGGTCTCCGCCGCGCTGCGCGCGTACGCCTCGATGGCGACCTCGGCCAGCGACGGCGCCTACCGGCGCGTCCCGGAGTGA
- a CDS encoding maleylpyruvate isomerase family mycothiol-dependent enzyme yields MATTADTTIAALRSGHDELAALVRDLGPTDLTRPSGASEWQVSQVLSHLGSGAEINEATLDVALGGRPALEADFNKQVWARWDAMTPIEHAEGFLEANRRLVERYESLDAEARSSLRIDLGFLPEPVDLATAAGMRLSEFALHEWDVEVAFNRYATVAPEAVPLVLDRLGGLLGWIARPDAVGDRPVELALRLTDPDRVLGLRLTDRVELVERPEQPAGEITGPAEAFLRLAAGRLAPEHTPDTLTVTGPLGLDDLRRVFPGY; encoded by the coding sequence ATGGCCACTACCGCCGACACGACGATCGCCGCCCTCCGCTCGGGCCACGACGAACTCGCGGCGCTGGTCCGCGACCTCGGCCCGACCGACCTGACCCGGCCGTCCGGGGCCAGCGAGTGGCAGGTGTCGCAGGTGCTCAGCCACCTCGGCAGCGGCGCCGAGATCAACGAGGCCACTCTCGATGTGGCGCTGGGCGGTCGCCCCGCCCTGGAGGCGGACTTCAACAAGCAGGTCTGGGCCCGCTGGGACGCGATGACCCCGATCGAGCACGCCGAGGGCTTTCTGGAGGCCAACCGCCGGCTCGTCGAGCGGTACGAGTCGCTGGACGCGGAGGCCCGGTCCAGCCTGCGGATCGACCTCGGTTTCCTGCCCGAGCCGGTGGACCTGGCTACGGCGGCCGGGATGCGGCTCAGCGAGTTCGCGCTGCACGAGTGGGACGTGGAGGTCGCCTTCAACCGGTACGCGACGGTGGCGCCGGAGGCGGTGCCGCTGGTGCTCGACCGGCTCGGCGGCCTGCTCGGCTGGATCGCCCGGCCGGACGCGGTCGGCGACCGGCCGGTGGAGCTGGCGCTGCGGTTGACCGATCCGGACCGGGTCCTGGGGCTGCGGCTGACCGACCGGGTCGAGCTGGTGGAGCGGCCGGAGCAGCCGGCAGGCGAGATCACCGGGCCGGCCGAGGCGTTCCTGCGGCTGGCCGCCGGCCGGCTGGCGCCCGAGCACACCCCGGACACGCTGACCGTGACCGGCCCGCTCGGCCTGGACGACCTGCGCCGGGTCTTCCCCGGCTACTGA
- a CDS encoding alpha/beta fold hydrolase produces the protein MSDVPHDREISIDSGPVPIVARDFGGSGAPMLLLHGGGGNLVTMTALAEALRPAHRVVAVDLRGHGRSGDGPWKWDEVLDDLDAVADELELARPAVVGMSLGGMLASLWAARHPDCPGAVSLDGNPVPSRPEDLAGLDPDRAVAELARLREVFAGMSAALARPLDAEQVAAALAGQRATARRYGSAEEIWVEAFRRNLVPAEDGTSRLRPDPELTEELRLAMESLDLVPVYRAVRCPLLLVLATVDMPEQRPFHDLYAAHRRRVLERLAAVRDNPWLEVVPLDGASHAMVAERPGQLADLVTGFLSR, from the coding sequence GTGTCTGACGTACCCCACGACCGTGAGATTTCCATCGACTCCGGCCCGGTGCCGATCGTCGCCCGGGACTTCGGCGGCTCCGGCGCCCCGATGCTGCTGCTGCACGGCGGGGGCGGCAACCTGGTCACCATGACCGCGCTGGCCGAGGCGCTGCGGCCGGCGCACCGGGTGGTCGCGGTCGACCTGCGCGGCCACGGCCGCTCCGGCGACGGCCCGTGGAAGTGGGACGAGGTCCTCGACGACCTCGACGCCGTCGCCGACGAGCTGGAGTTGGCCCGCCCGGCGGTGGTCGGCATGTCGCTCGGCGGCATGCTCGCCAGCCTCTGGGCGGCCCGCCACCCGGACTGCCCCGGCGCGGTCAGCCTGGACGGCAATCCCGTCCCGAGCCGGCCGGAGGACCTCGCCGGCCTCGACCCGGACCGGGCGGTGGCCGAACTCGCCCGGCTCCGCGAGGTCTTCGCCGGGATGTCCGCCGCGCTGGCCCGACCGCTCGACGCCGAGCAGGTCGCGGCGGCGCTCGCCGGACAGCGGGCCACGGCCCGGCGGTACGGCTCCGCCGAGGAGATCTGGGTGGAGGCGTTCCGGCGCAACCTGGTGCCGGCGGAGGACGGGACGAGCCGGCTGCGCCCCGATCCGGAACTGACCGAGGAACTGCGGCTGGCCATGGAGTCGCTGGACCTGGTACCCGTCTACCGTGCGGTCCGCTGCCCGCTGCTGCTGGTACTGGCCACCGTGGACATGCCCGAACAGCGTCCCTTCCACGACCTCTACGCCGCACACCGGCGTCGGGTGCTGGAGCGGCTGGCGGCCGTCCGGGACAACCCGTGGCTGGAGGTCGTACCGCTGGACGGCGCCAGCCACGCCATGGTGGCCGAACGCCCGGGCCAACTGGCCGACCTGGTCACGGGGTTCCTCTCCCGCTAG
- the ilvC gene encoding ketol-acid reductoisomerase: MSVEVFYDDDADLGLIQSKKVAVLGYGSQGHAHALSLRDSGVDVVIGLPEGSKSRAKAQEQGLRVLTPAEASAEADVIMVLAPDTAQRSLYAEAIAPNLTAGKALFFGHGLNIRYGFITPPAEVDVAMVAPKGPGHLVRRQYVDGKGVPCLVAVEQDATGTAFPLALAYTKAIGGTRAGAIRTTFKEETETDLFGEQAVLCGGASALVQTGFEVLTEAGYAPEVAYFECLHELKLIVDLMYEGGIARMRYSVSDTAEYGDYSRGPRVIDARVKDEMRKILSEIQSGEFAREWIAEDDAGRPNFTKWRAEGAAHPIEETGKKLRGMMSWVDRPITETA, from the coding sequence ATGTCCGTTGAGGTGTTCTACGACGACGACGCCGACCTGGGGCTCATCCAGAGCAAGAAGGTCGCGGTGCTCGGGTACGGCAGCCAGGGCCACGCCCACGCGCTGTCGCTGCGCGACTCCGGCGTCGACGTCGTGATCGGTCTGCCGGAGGGTTCGAAGAGCCGGGCCAAGGCGCAGGAGCAGGGCCTTCGGGTGCTGACCCCGGCCGAGGCGTCGGCCGAGGCCGACGTGATCATGGTGTTGGCGCCGGACACCGCGCAGCGGTCGCTCTACGCCGAGGCCATCGCGCCCAACCTGACCGCCGGCAAGGCGCTGTTCTTCGGCCACGGCCTGAACATCCGGTACGGCTTCATCACCCCGCCGGCCGAGGTCGACGTGGCGATGGTCGCCCCGAAGGGCCCGGGCCACCTGGTCCGCCGGCAGTACGTCGACGGCAAGGGCGTGCCCTGCCTGGTCGCGGTGGAGCAGGACGCCACCGGCACCGCCTTCCCGCTCGCGCTCGCCTACACCAAGGCGATCGGCGGCACCCGGGCCGGTGCGATCCGCACCACCTTCAAGGAGGAGACCGAGACCGACCTCTTCGGCGAGCAGGCGGTGCTCTGCGGCGGCGCCTCCGCGCTGGTGCAGACCGGTTTCGAGGTGCTCACCGAGGCCGGGTACGCGCCCGAGGTGGCGTACTTCGAGTGCCTGCACGAGCTGAAGCTGATCGTCGACCTGATGTACGAGGGCGGCATCGCCCGGATGCGCTACAGCGTCTCCGACACCGCCGAGTACGGCGACTACTCGCGCGGCCCGCGGGTGATCGACGCCCGGGTCAAGGACGAGATGCGGAAGATCCTCTCCGAGATCCAGTCCGGCGAGTTCGCCCGGGAGTGGATCGCCGAGGACGACGCCGGCCGGCCCAACTTCACCAAGTGGCGGGCCGAGGGCGCGGCGCACCCGATCGAGGAGACCGGCAAGAAGCTGCGCGGCATGATGAGCTGGGTCGACCGGCCGATCACCGAGACCGCCTGA
- a CDS encoding GntR family transcriptional regulator, translating to MLFRVSPGSGVPLAEQIAGSVRRALADGAIGRGDRLPAARELAGTLDVNMHTVLRAYAALREEGLIELRRGRGAVVTGEVPHERARVIESVRELVTVARRAGVGLDEAVALLRQQYSREVSA from the coding sequence ATGTTGTTTCGGGTGTCACCGGGCAGCGGCGTACCGCTGGCCGAGCAGATCGCCGGCAGCGTGCGCCGGGCACTGGCGGACGGAGCGATCGGCCGGGGCGACCGGCTGCCCGCCGCACGGGAACTCGCCGGCACGCTAGACGTGAACATGCACACCGTGCTCCGGGCGTACGCGGCACTGCGCGAGGAGGGGCTCATCGAGCTTCGCCGGGGACGGGGCGCGGTGGTGACCGGGGAGGTCCCGCACGAGCGGGCCCGGGTGATCGAGTCGGTACGGGAGTTGGTGACGGTTGCCCGCCGGGCCGGCGTCGGCCTCGACGAGGCCGTCGCGTTGCTGCGGCAGCAGTACTCGAGAGAGGTGAGCGCATGA
- the ilvN gene encoding acetolactate synthase small subunit, giving the protein MSKHTLSVLVENKPGVLARVSGLFSRRGFNIDSLAVGETENPDVSRITIVVNAETSPLEQVTKQLNKLVNVLKIVELDPGVSVARELVLVKVRADRSQRAQVLETVNLFRARVVDVAPDTLTIEATGTADKLDALLRDLEPFGIKEMVQSGLVAIGRGSRSITTGSALRAA; this is encoded by the coding sequence ATGAGCAAGCACACGCTGTCCGTGCTGGTGGAGAACAAGCCGGGTGTCCTGGCCCGGGTGAGCGGGCTCTTCTCCCGCCGGGGCTTCAACATCGACTCGCTGGCGGTCGGTGAGACGGAGAACCCGGACGTCTCCCGGATCACCATCGTGGTCAACGCCGAGACCTCACCGCTGGAGCAGGTCACCAAGCAGCTCAACAAGCTGGTCAACGTACTCAAGATCGTCGAGCTGGATCCGGGCGTCTCGGTGGCCCGGGAGCTGGTGCTGGTCAAGGTCCGGGCCGACCGCTCGCAGCGGGCCCAGGTGCTGGAGACGGTGAACCTGTTCCGGGCCAGGGTGGTCGACGTCGCGCCGGACACCCTCACGATCGAGGCGACCGGCACCGCTGACAAGCTGGACGCGCTGCTGCGCGATCTCGAACCGTTCGGAATCAAGGAAATGGTGCAGTCGGGCCTGGTGGCGATCGGGCGGGGCTCCCGTTCGATCACCACCGGTTCGGCGCTGCGGGCCGCCTGA
- a CDS encoding acetolactate synthase large subunit, whose product MTRPTPETLANSARRHRSAPAEGSNDPADQFPRRLRPGAQPAGDQSGPLAEPSRGAAGGQVVAPVQVSGAGSLVKSLEALGVEVAFGIPGGAILPAYDPLYDSSVRHILVRHEQGAGHAATGYAQATGRVGVCIATSGPGATNLVTPIADAYMDSVPMVAITGQVARPAIGTDAFQEADIQGITLPITKHNFLVQTAEEIPRILAEAFHLAATGRPGPVLVDIPKDVLQAQTTFSWPPALDLPGYRPTLHPHGKQIREAARLMTTARRPVLYVGGGVLKAGATEGLRKLAELTGIPVLTTLMARGAFPDSHPQHLGMPGMHGTVAAVYALQKSDLIVALGARFDDRVTGKLDSFAPGAAIVHADIDPAEIGKNRAADVPIVGDAKYVIDELIEAVRAATAGQTAAIDRTEWWAQLDDLRDRYPLGYDEPTDGTLAPQYVIERLGAIAGPEAIYVAGVGQHQMWAAQFVSYEKPYTWLNSGGLGTMGYAVPAAMGAKVGKPETVVWGIDGDGCFQMTNQELATCALEGIPVKIAVINNGNLGMVRQWQTLFYGERYSNTELGTHKHRIPDFVKLAEALGCVGLRCESKADVDKTIKAAMEINDAPVVIDFVVGKDAMVWPMVAAGTSNDEIMFARGVRPAFDDDEL is encoded by the coding sequence ATGACGAGACCCACACCCGAGACCCTGGCCAACAGCGCGCGGCGTCACCGGTCCGCCCCCGCCGAGGGGAGCAACGACCCCGCCGACCAGTTCCCCCGCCGACTCCGCCCGGGTGCCCAGCCGGCCGGCGACCAGTCCGGTCCGCTCGCCGAGCCGAGCCGGGGTGCCGCGGGCGGGCAGGTGGTGGCACCGGTCCAGGTCTCCGGGGCCGGTTCGCTGGTCAAGTCGCTGGAGGCGCTCGGCGTCGAGGTCGCGTTCGGCATCCCGGGTGGGGCGATCCTGCCGGCGTACGACCCGCTCTACGACTCGTCGGTGCGGCACATCCTGGTCCGGCACGAGCAGGGCGCCGGGCACGCCGCCACCGGGTACGCGCAGGCCACCGGCCGGGTCGGCGTCTGCATCGCCACCTCGGGTCCGGGGGCGACGAACCTGGTCACGCCGATCGCGGACGCGTACATGGACTCGGTGCCGATGGTGGCGATCACCGGTCAGGTGGCCCGGCCGGCGATCGGCACGGACGCCTTCCAGGAGGCGGACATCCAGGGCATCACCCTGCCGATCACCAAGCACAACTTCCTGGTGCAGACCGCCGAGGAGATCCCGCGGATCCTGGCCGAGGCGTTCCACCTGGCCGCCACCGGCCGGCCCGGCCCGGTGCTGGTCGACATCCCCAAGGACGTCCTCCAGGCGCAGACCACCTTCAGTTGGCCGCCCGCCCTGGACCTGCCGGGCTACCGGCCGACCCTGCACCCGCACGGCAAGCAGATCCGCGAGGCGGCCCGGCTGATGACCACCGCCCGCCGCCCGGTGCTCTACGTCGGCGGCGGCGTGCTCAAGGCCGGCGCCACCGAGGGGCTGCGCAAGCTGGCCGAGCTGACCGGCATCCCGGTGCTGACCACGCTGATGGCCCGGGGCGCCTTCCCGGACTCGCACCCGCAGCACCTCGGCATGCCCGGCATGCACGGCACGGTCGCCGCGGTCTACGCCCTGCAGAAGTCGGACCTGATCGTGGCGCTGGGGGCCCGGTTCGACGACCGGGTGACCGGCAAGCTGGACTCGTTCGCCCCGGGGGCGGCGATCGTGCACGCCGACATCGACCCGGCGGAGATCGGCAAGAACCGCGCCGCCGACGTGCCGATCGTCGGTGACGCGAAATACGTGATCGACGAGCTGATCGAGGCGGTCCGGGCCGCCACCGCCGGGCAGACCGCGGCGATCGACCGGACCGAGTGGTGGGCGCAGCTCGACGACCTGCGCGACCGCTACCCGCTCGGCTACGACGAGCCGACCGACGGCACCCTCGCCCCGCAGTACGTGATCGAGCGGCTGGGCGCGATCGCCGGCCCGGAGGCGATCTACGTGGCCGGGGTGGGGCAGCACCAGATGTGGGCGGCACAGTTCGTCTCGTACGAGAAGCCGTACACCTGGCTCAACTCCGGAGGCCTGGGCACCATGGGTTACGCGGTGCCGGCGGCGATGGGCGCCAAGGTCGGCAAGCCGGAGACCGTGGTCTGGGGGATCGACGGCGACGGCTGCTTCCAGATGACCAACCAGGAGCTGGCGACCTGTGCCCTGGAGGGGATCCCGGTCAAGATCGCCGTGATCAACAACGGCAACCTGGGGATGGTCCGGCAGTGGCAGACGCTCTTCTACGGCGAGCGCTACTCCAACACCGAGCTGGGCACCCACAAGCACCGGATTCCTGATTTCGTCAAGCTGGCCGAGGCGCTCGGCTGCGTCGGGCTGCGCTGCGAGAGCAAGGCCGACGTGGACAAGACCATCAAGGCCGCGATGGAGATCAACGACGCGCCGGTGGTGATCGACTTCGTGGTCGGCAAGGACGCCATGGTCTGGCCGATGGTGGCCGCCGGCACCAGCAACGACGAGATCATGTTCGCCCGTGGGGTCCGCCCCGCCTTCGACGACGACGAGCTGTGA